A part of Nitrososphaerota archaeon genomic DNA contains:
- the bgaS gene encoding beta-galactosidase BgaS yields the protein MVFPDKFLWGVSSSGFQFEMGDPLNESLDPNTDWYVWVHDKYNIDKKIVSGDFPENGPNYWFLYKKDHEIASELGLKAYRIGIEWSRIFPKSTKDLKVDIERANDGKISKISAEESLMEKIEKIANMEALNHYRSIITDLRNRGFKVYLCLNHFTLPIWIHDPIIVRNSKLKKGQKGWFDENTIIEFWKFAAFLAYKLGDLIDYWITFNEPMVVAESGYLAIEAGFPPSLMNFNAFKKASMNMIIAHARAYDAIKEWDKIKAEENSLPAEVGIIQNIIPVKPYDYNEKIDNEAANFINHIHNLFFIEAISNGWLDENFNGIKEKGEIKEYLKNRLDWIGVNYYTRIVTKGRKSILAKLFAGLPLIPEFVNGYGINCKPNSFSNDNRPTSDFGWEIYPEGLSEALKLISKYKKPMIVTENGIADSDDKLRPKFILEHLKEVDKILNEEKLNVKGYFHWSLIDNYEWAKGFSMRFGLYSVDFKSKEKDRIPRKKSVELFKKIIETGEIPEKINL from the coding sequence ATGGTTTTTCCAGATAAATTTTTATGGGGTGTTTCTTCTTCAGGCTTTCAATTTGAAATGGGAGATCCTTTAAATGAAAGTTTAGATCCGAATACAGATTGGTATGTTTGGGTTCATGATAAATATAATATAGATAAAAAAATAGTAAGTGGAGATTTTCCTGAAAATGGACCAAATTATTGGTTTCTTTATAAAAAAGATCATGAAATTGCTTCTGAATTAGGTTTAAAAGCTTATAGAATTGGTATAGAATGGAGTAGAATATTTCCAAAAAGTACTAAAGATTTAAAAGTTGATATTGAAAGAGCAAATGATGGAAAAATTTCTAAAATAAGTGCAGAAGAAAGTTTAATGGAAAAAATTGAAAAAATAGCTAATATGGAAGCTTTAAATCATTATAGATCAATAATTACAGATTTAAGAAATAGAGGATTTAAAGTATATTTATGTTTAAATCATTTTACATTACCAATATGGATTCATGATCCTATTATTGTTAGAAATTCAAAATTAAAAAAAGGACAAAAAGGTTGGTTTGATGAAAATACAATAATAGAATTTTGGAAATTTGCAGCTTTTTTAGCGTATAAGCTTGGAGATTTAATAGATTATTGGATTACTTTCAATGAACCTATGGTTGTTGCAGAAAGTGGTTATTTAGCTATTGAAGCAGGTTTTCCACCTAGTTTAATGAATTTCAATGCTTTTAAAAAAGCTTCAATGAATATGATTATAGCACATGCAAGAGCTTATGATGCTATAAAAGAATGGGATAAAATAAAAGCAGAAGAAAATTCTTTACCAGCTGAAGTAGGAATAATACAAAATATAATACCTGTAAAACCATATGATTATAATGAAAAAATAGATAATGAAGCTGCAAATTTTATTAATCATATACATAATTTATTTTTTATAGAAGCAATATCAAATGGATGGCTTGATGAAAACTTTAATGGAATTAAAGAAAAAGGAGAAATAAAAGAATATTTGAAAAATAGATTAGATTGGATTGGAGTAAATTATTATACAAGAATTGTTACAAAAGGAAGAAAATCCATTTTAGCAAAATTGTTTGCAGGGCTTCCATTAATACCAGAATTTGTAAATGGATATGGAATTAATTGTAAACCAAATAGTTTTTCTAATGATAATAGGCCTACTTCAGATTTTGGTTGGGAAATATATCCAGAAGGATTAAGCGAAGCTTTAAAATTAATATCTAAATATAAAAAACCAATGATAGTTACTGAAAACGGCATAGCTGATTCTGATGATAAATTAAGACCGAAATTTATACTTGAACATTTAAAAGAAGTTGATAAAATACTGAATGAAGAAAAGCTGAACGTTAAAGGATATTTCCATTGGTCTTTAATAGATAATTATGAGTGGGCAAAAGGATTTAGTATGAGATTCGGTTTGTATTCTGTAGATTTTAAAAGTAAAGAAAAAGATAGAATTCCAAGAAAAAAAAGTGTAGAATTATTTAAAAAAATAATTGAAACTGGAGAAATACCAGAAAAAATTAATTTATGA
- a CDS encoding SagB/ThcOx family dehydrogenase, whose amino-acid sequence MNERERKKYTRYTLVFIIFILIGILLYSLISIFLFPSYQVTIEKTEQIYKGNVINLPEPKIKGEMSVEEALAKRRSIREYTSEPLNLEQISQLLWAAQGITEPRLGFRTAPSAGATYPLEIYLVAGENGVKELEAGIYKYNPREHNIVLLLKGDFRKELMGAGLGQTWIGEAPINIVIAAIYERTIARYGERGIRYVHMEAGHVGQNIYLQATALKLGTVVIGAFYDEEVQKVLNLPKEEKPLYIMPVGYPRK is encoded by the coding sequence ATGAATGAAAGAGAAAGGAAGAAATATACTAGATATACCTTAGTATTTATTATATTTATTCTTATTGGTATTCTTTTATATAGTTTAATTTCTATCTTTTTATTCCCAAGCTATCAAGTTACAATTGAAAAAACTGAACAAATTTATAAAGGAAATGTAATTAATCTTCCAGAGCCAAAAATTAAAGGAGAAATGTCTGTTGAAGAAGCTTTAGCTAAAAGAAGATCTATTAGAGAATATACTTCTGAACCTTTAAATTTAGAACAAATTTCTCAACTTTTATGGGCAGCTCAAGGAATTACTGAACCAAGATTAGGCTTTAGAACTGCTCCTTCAGCAGGTGCGACCTATCCACTCGAAATATATTTAGTTGCTGGTGAAAATGGAGTAAAAGAATTAGAAGCTGGAATATATAAATATAATCCACGTGAGCATAATATTGTTCTTTTATTAAAAGGAGATTTTAGAAAAGAATTAATGGGTGCTGGTTTAGGACAAACATGGATAGGAGAAGCACCAATAAATATTGTTATAGCAGCAATATATGAAAGAACTATTGCAAGATATGGTGAAAGAGGAATAAGATATGTTCATATGGAAGCTGGACATGTTGGGCAAAATATTTACTTACAAGCTACTGCTTTAAAACTTGGAACAGTTGTTATAGGTGCATTTTATGATGAAGAAGTACAAAAAGTTTTGAATTTACCAAAAGAAGAAAAACCATTATACATTATGCCTGTTGGTTATCCGCGTAAATAA
- a CDS encoding iron-containing alcohol dehydrogenase — translation MPLKFKPLDKWNCNCGKEHKISISKILIKKDAVEDLPEIAKELFNGKKCLLVEDENTKKIAGDKIEKLLKENNYIVDYILVKKSSMENINYVATLLKNYDFSIAIGGGTPIDIAKMATYMNSLEFISFPTSPSHDGIASPIVSLIEKNEKKSLITHTPIAVVVDEEIISNAPKRMIASGVGDILSKIVSLKDWELGRDEKNEYYCNKAAELAYSAIEDTIDFIENNGKNIRLFIEALINAGVSMLIANSSRPCSGSEHLFSHYLDLNSSKPAMHGEQCGLGAIVMAKYHEENNLNWWKEKKYNWQNIKKLLNLINAPISIKKIGIEEEIAINALIYAPDLRPERYTILHKKRLDYISAKNLLYQTIM, via the coding sequence ATGCCATTAAAATTCAAGCCATTAGATAAATGGAATTGTAATTGTGGAAAAGAACATAAAATATCTATTTCTAAAATTCTAATAAAAAAAGATGCTGTAGAAGATTTGCCTGAAATAGCAAAAGAATTATTTAATGGAAAAAAATGTTTATTAGTTGAAGATGAAAATACAAAAAAAATTGCTGGAGATAAAATTGAAAAATTATTAAAAGAAAATAATTATATAGTTGATTATATATTAGTGAAAAAATCTTCTATGGAAAATATAAATTATGTTGCAACTTTATTAAAAAATTATGATTTTTCAATAGCCATTGGAGGAGGTACACCTATAGATATAGCAAAAATGGCTACTTATATGAATAGTTTAGAATTCATATCATTTCCTACTTCTCCTTCGCATGATGGAATAGCTTCTCCAATTGTTTCACTTATCGAAAAAAATGAAAAGAAATCATTAATTACACATACTCCAATAGCTGTAGTAGTTGATGAAGAAATTATTTCAAATGCTCCAAAAAGAATGATAGCTTCTGGAGTTGGAGACATTTTATCTAAAATAGTTTCTTTAAAAGATTGGGAACTTGGTAGAGATGAAAAAAATGAATATTATTGTAATAAAGCTGCCGAATTAGCTTATTCTGCAATAGAAGATACTATAGATTTTATTGAAAATAATGGAAAAAATATTAGACTATTTATTGAGGCTTTAATAAATGCCGGAGTTTCAATGCTTATTGCAAATTCTTCTAGACCATGTTCAGGTTCAGAGCATTTATTTTCACATTATCTTGATTTAAATAGTTCTAAACCAGCAATGCATGGCGAGCAATGCGGTTTAGGAGCAATAGTAATGGCAAAATATCATGAAGAAAATAATTTGAATTGGTGGAAAGAAAAAAAGTATAATTGGCAAAATATAAAAAAATTATTAAATTTAATAAATGCTCCGATAAGCATTAAAAAAATAGGTATTGAAGAAGAAATTGCAATAAATGCATTAATTTATGCTCCAGATTTAAGACCTGAAAGATACACTATTTTACATAAGAAAAGACTTGATTATATTTCTGCTAAAAATCTTCTATATCAAACAATAATGTGA
- a CDS encoding DUF2148 domain-containing protein, whose protein sequence is MSNEENEAINIAAKLMAASARTAPKARGMDKIQIVIVNGKEKDEIAEFMEKIGKEKNRATFIRDAKNVRNSQAIVIIGVKGNSSKGINCNACGYNCEEFDKIFKKKGECYNGPNCAMYAIDLGIALGSAVKTASILNIDNRIMFSIGVAAIKLGLIDSDIAFGIPLSISGKNIYFDRVS, encoded by the coding sequence ATGTCTAATGAAGAAAATGAAGCTATAAATATTGCTGCAAAATTAATGGCTGCTAGTGCTCGTACAGCTCCAAAAGCAAGAGGAATGGATAAAATTCAAATAGTAATAGTTAATGGAAAAGAAAAAGATGAAATTGCAGAATTTATGGAAAAAATTGGAAAGGAGAAAAATAGAGCAACTTTTATTAGAGATGCAAAAAATGTTAGAAATTCTCAAGCAATTGTTATTATAGGAGTTAAAGGAAATTCTTCTAAAGGAATAAATTGTAATGCATGTGGATATAATTGTGAAGAATTTGATAAAATTTTTAAGAAAAAAGGAGAATGCTATAATGGACCTAATTGCGCTATGTATGCAATAGATCTAGGAATAGCTTTAGGTTCAGCTGTAAAAACTGCTAGCATTTTAAATATTGATAATAGAATAATGTTTAGTATAGGAGTTGCAGCTATAAAACTTGGTTTAATAGATTCTGATATAGCATTTGGTATTCCTCTTTCAATAAGTGGAAAAAATATTTATTTTGATAGAGTTTCATAA